In the Populus trichocarpa isolate Nisqually-1 chromosome 1, P.trichocarpa_v4.1, whole genome shotgun sequence genome, TAGcttgagtttcaaattaaatcatatggAGATTAACTTAATATAACCCAGTAGACATGACAGGTTTAAAAATAACTCGGATGACCAATAAAAACCTGATTTAACTTATAAgaaattcaagataaaattgttttttttattgtaatattgagacgacaacaaattaatttagattaacctgtcaaacaaataattaaagttatGAACCCAACagagaattaaataatttaatttaaaaaaatattttttttatttaataatataataaaaaaaatatagacatggaaagaaaagcaaccaaaaaaacctttttaaaaaataaaagcatagtaatgatcaattaaaaaaaaaatgtaatatataGTCTGGAAGGAGGGACCGAGTGTTTCTGTAATTAAAAAGCTTTAATGGTCGTCCCTGAACTCTTAATTTTCTATACATTTCGCCCTTGTACAAATTTGTTTATGGATTCTATCCTTCTACCGTCCTGCTATTAgttcttttaaacttttttcGATTTTGTCCTTCCATGCCAGATGTCAAATATATGTATAAAGGAAAATGAGAActacactttattttttttttaaatatcaaacaataaaaaaacccaaatttaaatattaataaattacatTAACACTTCAACTTTAAAAACAAACCAGCAATGCATAGGAATATCgttattaaaatctaaattcaaaatttgagaaTCCAAATAATTCCAAACATTTTAAATcacattaaaaatcaatttttatgtaAGGTTATAGCAAGCTTGGGATTTAAATGAGAgagctatttttttaacttttatttttttctctagtttttattttttaataaaaatagaaaaatatatttatttgttaaaaacaaagacaaatctTTCTACCAGtacaaataagaaatatatcaagattacatctaatttttttaaaaaaataaaaactatattttataatagttatcgtatatgataatttaattgtataatatttattttattttatttaatttaaattaaaaattatcatgaaaaattatattattacctcataaaattctttatattacatttataataaaaattaaatctatgatACTaactaattatgaaaaaaaatgaaaaaataatttttcattttgctaaaaaaagatattgtttatgtttttgttttttcatttgaaaaactgTGGAaaacttgtaagaaaaaaattgtaaaaaaaacatctaaaaagtattttttaaacatagtatgaattaaaaaaagaaaaaaactagaaaactagctttttctttttttaactttttgaatgaagaaatattatatttgaatagaaagttctaatttttttaaaaactttaattttctaaaaaaaattataatattagtaACAAATGCATTCAATTCAATCTTCACTTTAACAATTGAAGGAAAGCATAAAGGAATAATAGAGCCACAATGAACCTGGACTCAATTTCGTCCAAGTGAAAATAATCCTGACAAGACTCTCAAAAGCTTCACGACACTGCAGGCTAGCTTGTCGAAACACACTCCATCCTCCTCCTCAATCCTCATACAAGAAACCGAACCAGATCTGCAGACACCATCACACGTACGATACAGTAACGATGTCAAGTTCTTTCAAGGAAATCCAAATTCAACACCAAAAACACTACAGCAACATcccttcctttcctttcccttcCGTTCTATCTCCCAACCCCTTCTCTTCCTCTACTCTTTCCTTCTTCACCGATTCTATTATAGCCCAAAAACCCTTCTTGGACTCTTTGCTTCTGAAAACTGGAGCCATTCTCTTTAGAGGGTTTGATGTAAACACTGCGAAGGACTTCAATGACGTCGTAGAAGCGTTTGGGTTCGAGGAATTGCCTTACGTTGGTGGGGCAGCTCCTAGGACCAACGTTGTTGGTCGTGTCTTCACTGCTAATGAGTCCCCACCTGACCAAAAGATACCCTTTCACCATGAAATGGCTCAGGTTCTTCCTAAACACTAATATTATCTAGCTTTAATCTTTACCTAATCAACAAATTAGTTGGTATTTGATTTGgctgctttttttgtttttcaggttCCTGAATTTCCATCGAAGCTGTTCTTCTTTTGTGAAGTGGAGCCAGGAAGTGGGGGAGAGACTCCTATAGTTCTTAGCCATGTTGTGTATGAAAGAATGAAAGAGAGGTACCcagattttgttgaaaaaatagagGAGCATGGCTTGATTTATACTCGAGTTTTGGGTGAAGAAGATGATCCATCTTCTCCAATTGGCCGTGGATGGAAGTCAACATTTCTGACTAATGACAAGAGCGTGGCAGAGCAAaggtttgtgtgttttttaagaCTTTGCATAGGGCTGTTGATTGATTGATATTTTGGAAATGGAAATTAAATTCAGATGATCTAAACTTTGAACGACAGGGCTGCTAAGCTAGGAATGACGTTGGAATGGTTTGAAGATGGAGTGAAAACAATAATGGGTCCAATCCCAGCTATCAAATATGACAAGTCAAGAAATCGTAAAATCTGGTTTAATAGCATGGTGGCAGCATACACAGGGTGGAAAGATGCGCGAAATGATCCTGTAAAAGCAGTCACATTTGGTGATGGCCAACCATTGCCAGGTGATATCATCCATGACTGTTTGAAAATCCTTGAAGAGGAAAGTCTTGCCATTCCTTGGCAGAAAGGTGATGTTCTATTGATAGATAATTGGGCTGTTCTTCATGCTCGAAGATCATTCAA is a window encoding:
- the LOC7470583 gene encoding clavaminate synthase-like protein At3g21360, which codes for MSSSFKEIQIQHQKHYSNIPSFPFPSVLSPNPFSSSTLSFFTDSIIAQKPFLDSLLLKTGAILFRGFDVNTAKDFNDVVEAFGFEELPYVGGAAPRTNVVGRVFTANESPPDQKIPFHHEMAQVPEFPSKLFFFCEVEPGSGGETPIVLSHVVYERMKERYPDFVEKIEEHGLIYTRVLGEEDDPSSPIGRGWKSTFLTNDKSVAEQRAAKLGMTLEWFEDGVKTIMGPIPAIKYDKSRNRKIWFNSMVAAYTGWKDARNDPVKAVTFGDGQPLPGDIIHDCLKILEEESLAIPWQKGDVLLIDNWAVLHARRSFNPPRRVLASLCK